From Nymphaea colorata isolate Beijing-Zhang1983 chromosome 6, ASM883128v2, whole genome shotgun sequence, a single genomic window includes:
- the LOC116256007 gene encoding retinoblastoma-related protein: protein MKWGRTDGSMEDGNPSVSSSSNSQPDDAAMESRLVEFCKVGLALDENMTNQAVGLYRESKHLLLLNMSAIGSGSLKETERLWFAIVLYTVKRLSGADSSETTESEPNDTGFSLYQLLKVAKLNVIDFFKEMSQFCLKAGPALSNLYGADWERRLQAKELQTNFVHLTVVSKYYKRAYMDLFLASGHEKKPSELSGNQGHVPDYLRFGWLLFLSLRIHAFSRFKDLVTCANGIISILAILIVHVPVRFRKFSLQDTLRFVRKSDKGVDLIASLCNTYHTSEDDLKKTIEKANNLIVEILHKTPSPASECNAESLDDIIPDGLTYFQDLMEDHLLSTSMEILEKDYEKAIRDTGELDERVFVDEEESIFGTGSLSGGAVSMPGSKCKYESFASPTKTVTSPPSPPSSPPASITHNNLGLSSSKMAPTPVSITMTTAKWLRTVIGPLPPKPSPELQHFLSSCDRDLTEDVMHRANIILEAIFPSSIPGERCIAGSLQTATRMDSIWAEQRRAETLKLYYRVLVAMCRAESQTLHSKNLTSLLTNERFHRCMLACSAELVLATHKTVTMMFPAVLERTGITAFDLSKVIESFVRHEETLPRELKRHLNSLEERLLESLAWERGSSMYNSLIVAKPSLGAEINRLGLLAEPMPSLDTIALQQNITAGSLQSLPALQKHETSSDNHASTSPKKVISDPAGVLLERNSFTSPVKEHLVSFSCFKSKLPPPLQSAFASPTRPNPAEAGETCAEMGINVFFRKVLKLAAIRIKSLCERLQQPNTVMESVYSLIKQILDHQTALFFNRHIDQLILCSLYGVSKISNLSLTFKEIIFNYRKQPQCKPQVFRYVFVDWPSSSHNGKAGQDHVDIITFYNELFVPAVKPLLVELGPAGTPTKTARASEENKTDGQAPGSPRVSLFPSLPDMSPKKVSASHNVYVSPLRSSKMETLISHNSKSYYACVGESTHAYQSPSKDLTAINNRLNSNRKVSGRLNFDGAGLVSDSLVAGSLYPQNGSSAPAIDAATLSSPLKRKQTDR from the exons ATGAAG TGGGGGCGAACGGATGGTAGTATGGAAGACGGCAATCCGTCGGTCTCGTCATCAAGTAATTCGCAGCCAGATGATGCCGCAATGGAGTCTCGGCTCGTCGAATTTTGCAAG GTAGGTTTGGCGCTGGACGAGAACATGACAAACCAGGCGGTAGGGTTGTACCGGGAAAGCAAACATCTTCTCTTGCTGAACATGTCTGCTATTGGGAGTGGCAGT ctgaaagaaacagaaagattATGGTTTGCGATCGTCTTGTATACTGTGAAGAGGCTTAGTGGTGCAGATTCATCAGAGACAACTGAAAGCGAACCGAATGATACTGGTTTTAGTTTATACCAGCTGCTGAAAGTTGCTAAACTCAA TGTCATTGATTTCTTTAAAGAGATGTCTCAATTTTGTCTCAAAGCTGGCCCTGCTTTAAGCAATCTCTATGGAGCGGATTGGGAGAGAAGGCTACAG GCAAAGGAGCTACAAACAAATTTTGTGCACCTGACTGTTGTAAGCAA gTATTACAAACGTGCATACATGGACCTGTTCTTGGCAAGTGGACATGAAAAGAAACCGTCAGAACTTTCAGGCAATCAGGGCCATGTTCCTGATTATCTTCGATTTGGGtggttgctttttctttcattgcGTATTCATGCATTTAGCCGATTCAAGGACTTGGTAACATGTGCAAATGGGATCATTTCAATATTG GCCATTCTAATCGTTCATGTTCCTGTTCggtttagaaaattttctcttcAGGATACATTACGCTTTG TTAGAAAGTCTGACAAGGGTGTGGATCTTATTGCTTCCCTTTGTAATACTTATCATACCTCAGAGGATGACCTGAAGAAAACTATAGAGAAGGCTAATAATTTGATAGTTGAAATTTTGCACAAAACTCCCTCTCCTGCTTCAGAATGCAATGCAGAGTCCCTTGATGATATTATTCCTG ATGGTCTCACCTATTTTCAAGATTTAATGGAGGATCACTTATTATCAACAAGTATGGAAATTCTGGAAAAGGATTATGAGAAAGCAATTCGTGACACTGGTGAGCTAGATGAACGTGTTTTCGTAGATGAGGAGGAGAGTATATTTGGAACTGGAAGTTTATCAGGAGGTGCAGTGAGCATGCCGGGGTCCAAG TGCAAGTATGAATCATTCGCCTCACCAACAAAGACTGTAACAAGCCCACCATCACCTCCAAGTTCTCCTCCAGCTTCAATTACACACAATAATTTAGGCCTTTCTAGCTCAAAGATGGCACCAACACCTGTAAGCATAACAATGACTACTGCAAAATGGCTTCGGACTGTAATTGGTCCTTTGCCTCCAAAGCCTTCACCAGAGTTGCAACACTTCCTCTCATCCTGCGACAGGGACTTAACTGAGGATGTTATGCATCGAGCTAATATAATCTTGGAGGCCATATTTCCCAGCTCTATTCCTGGAGAGCGGTGTATAGCTGGTAGCCTTCAAACTGCAACCCGGATGGACAGCATATGGGCAGAACAAAGAAGGGCAGAAACTCTAAAATTATATTATAGGGTTCTGGTTGCCATGTGTAGGGCAGAATCTCAGACATTGCACAGTAAAAATTTGACATCATTGCTAACAAATGAGAGGTTTCATAGGTGCATGCTTGCTTGTTCTGCTGAATTGGTTTTGGCAACACACAAAACAGTGACGATGATGTTTCCTGCAGTACTGGAAAGAACTGGAATTACTGCCTTTGACTTGAGCAAGGTGATAGAGAGTTTTGTTAGACATGAAGAAACTCTTCCTCGAGAGTTGAAGCGTCACCTTAATTCTTTAGAAGAACGTCTTTTGGAAAGTTTGGCATGGGAAAGAGGCTCCTCAATGTACAACTCTTTAATTGTTGCAAAACCATCTCTGGGTGCAGAGATAAACCGGCTAGGACTTCTAGCAGAACCGATGCCGTCGCTGGATACAATCGCATTGCAACAGAACATCACCGCTGGAAGTCTGCAATCTCTCCCTGCTCTTCAGAAACATGAAACTTCATCTG ATAATCATGCTTCAACATCTCCAAAGAAAGTCATCTCAGACCCTGCAGGTGTTTTACTAGAGCGCAATTCTTTCACTTCACCAGTTAAGGAGCACCTGGTGagcttttcctgtttcaaaTCAAAGTTGCCGCCACCTCTGCAGTCAGCTTTTGCTAG TCCAACACGACCAAATCCTGCAGAAGCTGGTGAAACATGTGCTGAGATGGGGATCAATGTTTTCTTCAGAAAG GTCCTCAAGTTGGCTGCCATCAGAATCAAGAGCTTGTGTGAAAGATTACAACAACCTAATACTGTAATGGAGAGTGTTTACAGTCTCATAAAGCAGATTCTTGATCATCAGACAGCTTTGTTTTTTAATAGGCATATTGATCAGCTTATTCTTTGCAGCCTTTATGGAGTTTCAAAG ATATCAAATTTAAGCTTGACCTTTAAGGAGATTATTTTTAACTACAGAAAGCAACCTCAATGTAAACCTCAGGTCTTCCGTTACGTTTTTGTGGATTGGCCATCAAGTAGTCACAATGGG AAAGCAGGGCAGGATCATGTTGATATTATTACGTTCTATAATGAGCTGTTTGTCCCAGCAGTGAAGCCTCTCCTTGTGGAGCTTGGTCCTGCAGGAACTCCCACTAAAACTGCTCGAGCATCAGAAGAAAATAAGACTGATG GGCAAGCCCCAGGATCACCTCGAGTGTCATTGTTTCCTAGTCTTCCAGATATGTCCCCTAAGAAAGTATCTGCATCACACAATGTCTATGTGTCTCCTCTGAGATCATCGAAG ATGGAAACTTTGATATCACACAACTCGAAAAGCTATTATGCCTGTGTAGGTGAGAGTACTCATGCATACCAAAGTCCATCCAAGGATTTGACCGCCATCAACAACCGGTTGAATAG CAATAGGAAAGTTAGTGGTCGGCTCAACTTTGATGGGGCTGGTTTGGTCAGCGATTCCCTTGTTGCGGGTAGTCTATATCCTCAAAACGGCAGCTCTGCTCCTGCTATTGATGCTGCTACTTTGAGTTCACCGTTGAAGCGCAAGCAAACAGATAGGTAG